The DNA region CGGGCCACGTGTCGCCCCAACTCCCGGCGCAGCACCGCCTGTTCGGCATCCGGGTAGGTGTCCCACGAATCGCCGGGGCAGGCCGTCATCAGGAGATGGGAGCCTGCGGACTCGTCGAGGCACACGTGCACGACTCGCGGCGCGGGTACGTCGACCGTGGCGGCGGCGCGGTAGAACTCCGCTTCCGAGACGAGGAGTTCACGCTCGTGACTCATGCCGGGGACGGTCGACGGGGGCGGGATCTTCAGCACGTACCGGCTGCCGTCGGTGAGGCGGAATTCTTCGACGGTGTTGTACGTCCCGCCGCTCATCGGACGGCAGCCTACGAGGCTGCCGGGCGGAAGCCCGGCCGCCTCCAGGATCCGTCCGGCCCGCTCCTCCGACATTCCGCCCCACCCCGTTCCCGTCGTTGCGCCGCCCGGCCGGCGATCCGCCGCCGCGGCGACTCACCCGGCCGCGTAGACGTCCTCCACATAGCGGCCCGCCGCGATCAGCTCGTCGAGCCACCGCTCGCAGGCCTCCTCGTCGGCGTCCCGCGTACGGTCCCGGTACAGCGTACGGAAGGCGTCGCGCACCCCGGGGGCCATCCGTGAACCGTCGCCACAGACATAGACACGGGCACCGGAGTTCATCAGGTCCCACACCTCGTCCGCCTCGGCGGCGATCCGGTGCTGGACGAAGCTCACGCCGTCGACGGGAGCCGCGCTGAAGGCAGGGCGCAGGGAGACGGCTCCGGCGGTCTCGGCGGTGCGGAGTTCCTCGGCATGCAGGAAGTCGGCGTCCGGGTCGTCGCAGCCGAAGTAGCAAAGGGCAGGAGCCAGTTGGGTGTTCTCCGCGGCGCGGTCCGCGATGGCTCCGCGGAAGGGGGCGAGGCCCGTTCCCGCGGCCACCATGACGACCGGCGCCGAGTGGTCGACACGGAAGGCTTCCCGGCACGGCTGGACGCGGGCGAGCACGGTGTCGCCCGGCTTGACCGCGCTCAGATGGCCGGAGCCGGTCCCCGTGTAGATGCCGTGCCCCGAGCGGGCCGGCGCCTCCAGCAGCGAGACCATCAGGTCGGCGTGGGAGGGGTCGGTGGCGGGTGAGGACGAGATCGAGTAGGTGCGGGGGCGCAGCGGCGTGAGGATCTCTTCGAGCAACCGCGGCCAGTCCAGTGCTCCGCGCAGTGCGGGGTACGCCTCGACGAGCTCGATCAGCGTCCGCGGATCGGAGTCCTGGACGTTGGCGAGGGCGGCCCGTTCGGGCGGACACGGGTTGGCGGCTGCGAGTACGGCCAGCCGGTCGGCGGTGGGGCGCTCCTGCAACTCCACGTGATGAGAGAGCAGTTGACGGACCGTCAACGGCCTGTCCACTGCGATTCCGTCGCGGCGCGGACGGCTCGCCCGGATGTCGAGCACGGCGTCGGGATCCACGCCGAGCGCGGCCGCTGCCCGCTCGACGAGTTCCGGAGCGTTGACGGGCAGCACGGTGAGGTGGTCGCCGGTGCGGTAGGTGGTGCCGTCGGGCAGCGCGAGCCGCACGAAGCGCTTCGTCCGCGGGTGCCCGGGGGCGGTGAGGTCGTGGGCCTCTGTGACCGCCATCGGGACCAGGTCGTGCCGGGCGGCGACCGCGTCGAGGGGGCCGCCGGTCAGCGTACGGACCTCGTAGGCCGCCCCCGTGTCGTCGGATGCGGTGTCGTCCGTGGCGTCCGGGTCGCCGTACTTCTCCAGCAGGGCCGTGCGCAGCTTGGCGGTGAAGCCGCGGACGGTTCCGCCGAGGTCGCCCGAGGCGTCGGCGGCCGCGCGGTCCAGGAGCCGGGTACCGCCCAGTTCGGCCAGCCGGTCGTCGACGCGGGTCGGGAAGTGCTGATAGGTGGCGGCCCAGTTGCGGTCCCCGACGCCCAGGACGGCGTACGTCAGGTCCGGCGCGGCCGGGGCCTCGTCGAGCCAGGCGGCGAAGGCGGTGGCATCGTCGGTGGGCCGGCCGTTGTAGGACGCCGCGGTGATGACGACGGGGCGGTCGGTGGGCAGCCCGCCGGCGTACGCGTCCAGCGCCGCCACCTCGGTCTCGCAGCCCAACGCTGCTGCCTCGTCGGCCAGTTGGGCGGCGAACTCGCGGCAGGTCCCGTAGTTGCTGCCGTGCAGGAAGAGCGCTCGGGTGCCGGGGCGCACCCGGGCGGGCAGCGTCTTCTCTTCGGCCACGGTGTCCTGTTTCCGCGCGGCGCCCGGCAGTTGGGCGTGCTCCCGGTCGGCCGTCGTACGCGGGGTGAGCGTGAGCGTGAAGCCGTCGGGCTTCAGCGTCAGCGTCTCCTTGACCGTGAGCCGGTAGTCGGCGTGGTCGTTCAGCCGATAGCGGTGGACGAGCATCGCAAGCAGCATGGTCGCCTCATGGAGCGCGAACTGCCGTCCGATACAAGCGCGTTCACCGGTGCCGAACGGCTTGAACGCATGCGGGGAGCGCGCGGCCTCCGCCTCCGGTGTGAAGCGCGAGGGGTCGAACAGCTCGGGGTTGTCGCCCCACACCGGCTGCCGGTGCAGCATCGGCGCGAGCACCATGACGCCCTGCCCGGCACTCAGTGGGATCCGCCCGCCGAGCAGTGTGTCCTCACGCGCGTGCCGCCCGAACACGGCGGCCGTGGGCCACAGCCGCAGCGCCTCGTTGAGCACCTGCCGGGTGTACGAGAGCTGCCCGACCTCGTCGAACGTCGGCTCGGGGTCGGCCGTGTCGCCCCACAGCGCGTCCACCTCGCGCTGTACGAGCTGGAGCACGGCGGGGTGCTTGGCGAGGTAGTGGAGCGCGAACGACATGGCGCCGGAGGTGGTCTCGTGGCCCGCGATCAGGAAGGTGATCACCTGGTTGCGGATGTTGGCGGTGTCGAGCGTGGTGCCGTCGACGGGGTGCTCGGCCGAGAGCATGAGCCCGAGCAGGTCCTCGGCGGTGCTCTCTCCTTCGGAGACCCGGGCCTCGATCACCTCGTCGACCACCTGCGCCAGGTAGCCGGAGTCGCCCTGGAAGGCCGCGTCGGCCGCGGATTGGTCCTGGCCGGGGAGGCGGCTCAGCCTGGTCATGCTCCACTCCAGGCACCTGACCATGGCCTCGACGAACGGATGCGGCTCGTCCCGCTCGAAGGATCCGAAGTCGTAGCCGAACCCGGCAAGACCGATGGTGTCGAGCGTCATCCGCGTCATGTCGTCGGGGACGTTCACCGGAGCTCCGGCACGGGCTCCGCGGTCCCACGACTCGATCAGCCTGCGCGCCACCTTCAGCATCACCGGGTGATACGTCCGCATCGACCCGAGTGCGAAGGCCGGCATCAGGATGTCGTGCGCCTTGGCCCAGTTCGGCTCGTCGTTGTACGCCGTGAAGAGCCCGTCCGCGGCGAACTCCCGCACGTTCTCCAGAGCGGGCCCGACATGCTTGGCGAACCGCGTCTCGTCGGCGAGTTCGGTCACCAGCTCGAGGTCGCTCACGAACAGGGTGTCCCGCCCGTGCAGCCGCCGCACGAGCACCGGTCCGTGGACCCGGCTCAATTCCATGACCTGCTGCAGTGGGGTGCGGCCGGGTCCAACGGCGGAAATATCGACGACAGGGACACCATCAAGGGTTCCGACAACTTGCGGAAGCGGCACGGTGGGGGGCATGACGCGACAACTGCCTTTCGTGGTACGGAAGTCACTGCCGTCCCAGCTTCAACCAGCCCCCGGAACGTCCCACACCACGGGACTACACAATCGTGTAGCACTTTCCACCCGGTACCCCTTGCAACACCGCTCGCCCCTTCCCGCCCCTTTGGGGGCGCGGGGAACTGCGCGACCAACCCAATCCGACCCGCACCCGAATCACAACGCCCAGCCGTCTCCCCCGCCGAATAAGCGGAGCGCATAGGCTCCGTCACATGGAACAGAGCGAGATCATCCTGCGAGCCATCGGCGTCCTGACCGAGACCCAGGAGATGGTGCGCAGGCTCAACGAGGACGTCGAGGTCGACATAGACGCCGGAGAGGCACAGCTCGGCAGGCTGGTGACCGAGGTGTTCCCGGCGGTGGAGGTCCCCGGCGACGCGACCCCGGCAGAGGCGGGTCAGGCCGTCATCGACGCCCTGATGCCCGCGGCGATCTCCCTGGTCGGCGCCTTCGCCTTCCTGTTCTCGGAACTCGCCGAGGTCCACGACACGGGCCGGACCGACGTCAAGAGCACCGAACTCCTGCGCACCCTCGCGCTGCGCCTGTCCAACTCGGACTCGCACACGGACGACGACAGCGACGACGACGCCTGACCATGTCCGACGTGCCTCCCGAGTCAGCGGTGGTCTGGCGCAACCGTTCCATGACCCTCTTCGACCGCATCCCCATGCCCATCGCGGTGTGCGACGTCTACGGGGCGATCATCCTGGCCAACCCGGCGATGGCGGCGGAATGGGGTGCGACTCCGGGCGGCCTCCGGGGCCGGGACGTACTGGATCTCTTCCGGCCCCAGGAGGCGACGCAGGTGGAGCGCATCGCCGAGGCACTGCGCCTGCGTCACCGCTCGCGCTACCAGATCTCGGTCCGCTGGCGGACTCCCGGCGGCACCGAGCGGTACGGCGAGCTGACGGCGGACCCGGTCAGCGACACCGTCGACGCGACCACCACCCTGCTCGTCCTGCTACGGGTGCTCGGCGAACACGAACCGAGCACGCCGACACCGCCTCCCGCCGATCCGCCGGCCACTCCGGCCGAGGCCCGCATCCTGGCCCTGCTCGCAGGCGGCGCGACCACCGCGCACGCCGCCCGCGAGACAGGCCTCACCGTGGACGGCGTCAACTACCATCTGCGCCGCCTGACCCGCCGCTGGAACGCGGCCAACCGTACGGAACTGGTCGCTCGCGCCTACGCCCTGGGCGTGCTCACCCCCGGCACCTGGCCGCCGTCGGCCGCTCCCCTCGACTAGCGGGCCGCCCGGCCCACCGACTCGCCGGTCGGGGCAGGTCGCCCGACGGGCGCCCCGAACCTGGCCAGGCAGTGCCACACCTTCTTCAGGTCCTGCGGGTCGTGACGCCCCGTTCGGGCGGCGTCGCCGATGACCCGAGGGTCGAGGTACCCGTCCTCGGCGATCCGGGCCCCCAGTTCGACGTACCGCGGACCGCGGAAGTCCGGGTGGCGGCTCAACTCCTCGACGGAGAGCCGGTACCCGGAGTGCCACTCGACCGGGCAGGGCAGCCGCCGGGCCTCGGCCTCGACGGCGGTGCCGCGGTAGCAGGGGTCCAGGACAAGCGCCTCCATGTCCCGGCCCAGGGCGACCCGCCCGTGCACCTGCGCCTCGATGTAGTCGTCGAGGGCGTCCCGGTCGTCCGCCTCGGCCAGGCCGATGAGGGACATCCCGTCGGCAACCCCGAACGCCGTCGGATCGACGGAGCTGTCCGGGTAGCAGAACGTGGCGCGCCGCAGCGCGTCCGCAACCAGCCGGAAGTGCGCGGACCCGAACCTCGGTGCGGCGCCGACCGCCTGATGGCGG from Streptomyces sp. NBC_00258 includes:
- a CDS encoding bifunctional cytochrome P450/NADPH--P450 reductase gives rise to the protein MPPTVPLPQVVGTLDGVPVVDISAVGPGRTPLQQVMELSRVHGPVLVRRLHGRDTLFVSDLELVTELADETRFAKHVGPALENVREFAADGLFTAYNDEPNWAKAHDILMPAFALGSMRTYHPVMLKVARRLIESWDRGARAGAPVNVPDDMTRMTLDTIGLAGFGYDFGSFERDEPHPFVEAMVRCLEWSMTRLSRLPGQDQSAADAAFQGDSGYLAQVVDEVIEARVSEGESTAEDLLGLMLSAEHPVDGTTLDTANIRNQVITFLIAGHETTSGAMSFALHYLAKHPAVLQLVQREVDALWGDTADPEPTFDEVGQLSYTRQVLNEALRLWPTAAVFGRHAREDTLLGGRIPLSAGQGVMVLAPMLHRQPVWGDNPELFDPSRFTPEAEAARSPHAFKPFGTGERACIGRQFALHEATMLLAMLVHRYRLNDHADYRLTVKETLTLKPDGFTLTLTPRTTADREHAQLPGAARKQDTVAEEKTLPARVRPGTRALFLHGSNYGTCREFAAQLADEAAALGCETEVAALDAYAGGLPTDRPVVITAASYNGRPTDDATAFAAWLDEAPAAPDLTYAVLGVGDRNWAATYQHFPTRVDDRLAELGGTRLLDRAAADASGDLGGTVRGFTAKLRTALLEKYGDPDATDDTASDDTGAAYEVRTLTGGPLDAVAARHDLVPMAVTEAHDLTAPGHPRTKRFVRLALPDGTTYRTGDHLTVLPVNAPELVERAAAALGVDPDAVLDIRASRPRRDGIAVDRPLTVRQLLSHHVELQERPTADRLAVLAAANPCPPERAALANVQDSDPRTLIELVEAYPALRGALDWPRLLEEILTPLRPRTYSISSSPATDPSHADLMVSLLEAPARSGHGIYTGTGSGHLSAVKPGDTVLARVQPCREAFRVDHSAPVVMVAAGTGLAPFRGAIADRAAENTQLAPALCYFGCDDPDADFLHAEELRTAETAGAVSLRPAFSAAPVDGVSFVQHRIAAEADEVWDLMNSGARVYVCGDGSRMAPGVRDAFRTLYRDRTRDADEEACERWLDELIAAGRYVEDVYAAG
- a CDS encoding PAS domain-containing protein translates to MSDVPPESAVVWRNRSMTLFDRIPMPIAVCDVYGAIILANPAMAAEWGATPGGLRGRDVLDLFRPQEATQVERIAEALRLRHRSRYQISVRWRTPGGTERYGELTADPVSDTVDATTTLLVLLRVLGEHEPSTPTPPPADPPATPAEARILALLAGGATTAHAARETGLTVDGVNYHLRRLTRRWNAANRTELVARAYALGVLTPGTWPPSAAPLD
- a CDS encoding DUF3626 domain-containing protein, which translates into the protein MNFGDTHSPRARALRHVAALSSGPAVDPALRVTLNLHPDRVVCGRPILEALAEDGTYHSQFVTGTSNGGLTAHPGGDRRRWESRMFGGAYDAADAQERPVYGALNFRHQAVGAAPRFGSAHFRLVADALRRATFCYPDSSVDPTAFGVADGMSLIGLAEADDRDALDDYIEAQVHGRVALGRDMEALVLDPCYRGTAVEAEARRLPCPVEWHSGYRLSVEELSRHPDFRGPRYVELGARIAEDGYLDPRVIGDAARTGRHDPQDLKKVWHCLARFGAPVGRPAPTGESVGRAAR